Proteins encoded by one window of Thermobaculum terrenum ATCC BAA-798:
- a CDS encoding AAA family ATPase, whose product MSARELAEVIKQNVRRVLVGADKPTEMLLVALVAQGHVLIQDVPGVGKTTLARALAKSIDTSFSRIQFTPDLLPSDITGAYYYNQRESQWLLREGPIFAGIVLADEINRAAPRTQSALLEAMQEGQVTIEGETRDLPSPFLVIATQNPIELEGTFPLPEAQLDRFLLRISMGYPSREDEKRVLLTHSPQSIRHIEPVTSTRQILDATEEATAVTVEESIAEYIVDLIRATREHPAVQLGGSPRAGTALLRASRALAALRGRDYVLPDDVKELAVPVLAHRLVLTQESMLRGRSAEEILQEIIEQIQVPVEAEA is encoded by the coding sequence ATGTCAGCCAGAGAGCTTGCAGAGGTCATAAAACAGAATGTTCGAAGAGTCCTTGTGGGCGCCGATAAACCTACTGAGATGCTGCTGGTAGCGCTTGTTGCACAAGGACACGTGTTGATCCAGGATGTGCCTGGAGTCGGGAAGACAACTCTGGCGCGCGCCTTGGCCAAGTCCATCGATACCTCATTTAGTCGTATACAATTCACCCCTGACTTGCTTCCTTCAGATATCACCGGAGCCTACTATTACAACCAAAGGGAATCCCAATGGTTACTGCGCGAGGGCCCAATCTTCGCTGGTATCGTCCTGGCGGATGAGATCAACCGAGCAGCACCCAGAACCCAGTCGGCTCTGCTTGAGGCCATGCAGGAGGGACAGGTCACCATAGAAGGGGAAACCAGAGATTTGCCTTCTCCCTTTCTGGTAATAGCCACCCAGAACCCTATAGAGCTGGAGGGTACATTTCCTCTTCCCGAAGCTCAACTTGACCGCTTCCTTCTCAGGATATCCATGGGCTATCCGTCCAGAGAGGACGAGAAAAGGGTCTTGCTGACCCATTCCCCACAGAGCATCAGACATATCGAGCCTGTTACATCCACACGACAGATCTTGGACGCCACCGAAGAGGCAACTGCAGTCACGGTCGAGGAATCGATAGCTGAATATATAGTAGACCTAATAAGAGCCACCCGAGAGCATCCAGCAGTGCAACTGGGAGGAAGTCCAAGAGCCGGTACAGCACTCCTGCGGGCATCACGAGCTCTAGCTGCGCTCAGAGGCAGAGATTACGTCCTCCCAGACGACGTAAAGGAGCTAGCAGTACCAGTGCTGGCACACAGATTAGTTCTCACTCAGGAGTCGATGCTTCGTGGGCGAAGCGCAGAGGAAATACTGCAGGAGATAATCGAGCAAATACAGGTGCCCGTAGAGGCGGAAGCATAG
- the mrdA gene encoding penicillin-binding protein 2 codes for MYRYGRYSGYRRRRRARRLRILAIALVVVILVGSLLYTTRAGNNILSNIGLRGASPQATPTSNIAAQPTSRPTTVTSPSPNNNVPPTAVVTPEATPTSQPKPTATSTPSKSPVETAKAYIANWEAGSYSDMYKLLSDESQKQYDRQYFVTRYQQIAAMATIQSVDASLNTSDAINAGNGNIIRFPFNVTIHTRLVGDIKEQNLLTLVKEDGVWKVQWGPNMIFKDLSGDNLIRMFPYSAPRGSIYDRKGRPLAIEGTIAQIGVVPGQIKNEKVLLQRLSQALGVSEDYIKSRYQGGQPDWFMPIRDLTKQQAAQLQKQVGDIPGVAFQERVGREYPQGPILAQVIGYVGAITAEDLKKPEYKDYSPTDVVGRAGLEAWGEPYLRGKPGGKLAVVTPDGEIVKVIKEVRAVPGDDIYLNIDLDLQIQAEQELSKGGYRGAIVAMNPNNGDILALVSEPSYDPNDFVVGISQKEWEALNRKSSGYPLINRATGSSYPMASTFKPISLAAALEAGIYKPTSMFYDPGYWNKLGENPPRRDWKPGGHGWISLESGLVQSCDIVFYEVGLALYKKRFDYLSEFAKKWWLGRSPDVDGVVNASGQVPGPGVPYPGWGPGDNVNLAIGQGALNVSPLQVAMVYSTIANGGTIYKPLLIDRIVAGDGSGKIIKKYKPTVLGRAPVSQETMDVIHRALKDVTSSQVGTAYYVFKDFPIPVAGKTGTGQQDEKLPFAWFAAYAPADKPSITVVALAENAGEGSVIAAPVVKNVLADYFNVNARTR; via the coding sequence ATGTACCGATACGGTAGATATTCGGGTTATAGGCGTCGGAGGAGGGCCAGGAGGCTACGGATACTGGCGATAGCTCTGGTGGTAGTTATCCTCGTTGGCTCCTTGCTCTATACGACCAGGGCAGGAAATAATATCCTGTCCAACATAGGGCTAAGAGGCGCCTCCCCGCAGGCTACACCTACATCCAATATCGCTGCTCAACCCACATCTAGACCGACGACAGTTACAAGCCCCTCTCCTAACAATAACGTGCCACCTACTGCGGTGGTGACTCCTGAAGCCACGCCTACTTCTCAACCCAAGCCGACGGCCACATCTACCCCCTCGAAGTCTCCGGTGGAGACCGCCAAGGCGTATATCGCTAACTGGGAGGCAGGTAGCTATAGTGACATGTACAAGCTTCTGTCGGACGAATCTCAGAAGCAGTACGATCGCCAATACTTCGTGACCCGCTATCAGCAGATAGCTGCCATGGCTACTATCCAATCTGTGGATGCGTCTCTCAATACCTCAGATGCTATAAATGCTGGCAACGGCAACATAATCAGGTTCCCATTTAACGTGACCATTCATACCCGCCTTGTGGGAGATATCAAGGAGCAGAATCTCCTCACCCTTGTCAAGGAGGATGGCGTTTGGAAGGTCCAATGGGGACCCAACATGATATTCAAGGACCTGAGCGGCGACAACCTTATAAGGATGTTCCCCTATTCAGCACCCAGAGGGAGCATCTACGACCGCAAGGGGAGGCCGTTAGCAATAGAGGGTACTATAGCCCAGATAGGGGTGGTGCCGGGTCAGATAAAGAATGAGAAGGTGCTCCTTCAAAGGCTTAGCCAGGCGCTTGGTGTATCTGAGGATTACATAAAGTCCCGTTATCAGGGAGGACAGCCTGACTGGTTCATGCCGATCAGGGATCTCACCAAGCAACAGGCGGCGCAGCTGCAAAAGCAGGTCGGTGATATTCCTGGTGTTGCCTTCCAAGAGAGGGTAGGCAGGGAGTATCCACAAGGTCCTATATTGGCTCAAGTGATAGGTTACGTCGGAGCTATTACCGCAGAGGATCTCAAGAAGCCGGAATATAAGGACTACTCTCCTACCGATGTGGTAGGTCGAGCCGGATTGGAGGCCTGGGGCGAGCCTTACCTGCGTGGCAAACCTGGTGGCAAGCTCGCAGTCGTCACTCCTGACGGCGAGATAGTGAAGGTCATAAAGGAGGTCAGGGCAGTCCCTGGGGATGACATCTACCTGAATATTGACTTGGACCTACAGATACAGGCTGAGCAGGAGCTCTCCAAGGGAGGATACCGAGGAGCTATCGTAGCTATGAACCCCAACAATGGCGATATTCTTGCGCTAGTAAGTGAGCCCTCATACGATCCCAACGATTTTGTAGTAGGTATATCCCAGAAAGAATGGGAGGCTCTCAATCGTAAGAGCTCAGGCTATCCGCTGATCAACAGAGCTACAGGGTCCTCTTACCCCATGGCTTCAACTTTCAAGCCGATATCTCTGGCGGCAGCGCTTGAGGCTGGTATATACAAGCCTACTAGCATGTTCTACGACCCTGGTTACTGGAACAAGCTGGGGGAGAACCCCCCCAGAAGGGACTGGAAGCCAGGAGGACACGGCTGGATAAGCCTGGAAAGTGGTCTTGTGCAGAGCTGCGATATAGTCTTCTACGAGGTTGGCCTGGCGCTATACAAGAAGAGGTTTGATTACCTTTCTGAGTTTGCCAAGAAGTGGTGGTTAGGTAGATCACCAGATGTTGACGGTGTGGTGAATGCTTCGGGACAGGTGCCGGGGCCAGGTGTCCCCTACCCGGGTTGGGGGCCTGGCGATAACGTCAACCTGGCTATTGGTCAGGGTGCGCTCAACGTGTCGCCTTTACAGGTGGCGATGGTTTATTCCACCATCGCTAACGGTGGAACTATCTATAAACCGCTTCTCATAGACAGGATAGTTGCTGGTGACGGCAGCGGCAAAATAATCAAGAAGTACAAGCCTACTGTTCTCGGGCGTGCCCCGGTCAGCCAGGAAACGATGGATGTAATCCATAGAGCCCTGAAGGATGTGACCTCTTCGCAGGTTGGTACAGCTTACTATGTGTTCAAGGACTTCCCGATCCCTGTGGCTGGCAAGACCGGTACCGGGCAGCAGGACGAGAAGCTGCCGTTTGCCTGGTTTGCTGCCTATGCTCCTGCTGATAAACCCTCGATCACGGTTGTAGCCCTTGCCGAGAACGCGGGCGAGGGATCCGTGATCGCTGCACCGGTAGTAAAGAACGTGCTTGCCGATTACTTCAACGTGAACGCAAGAACCAGGTAG
- a CDS encoding lamin tail domain-containing protein yields the protein MNIKPRLFLRLCLILVLLASVAICMQSPPVKADQPEARLIINEVMSNPITDWNHDGVVNRGDQWVELYRDGGSYVDLDGWIIDDGPGGSLPYRFDSFSTEWRYIVVFSSQTLIDFGQAGDVVRIYKPDGSLSDELEVPEMQDDSSASRYPDGSDSIRVDLVPTPLYPNGSRGVITPPTPTPDPTPTPESMTIDSARRSPAGKLVQIRGTVTAPPNSVGNKRMYVQDYTGGVLVLTASSITGIATGQEVIVTGTMGTYYGEIALRPVDGGIKLTGQSYEVSPMDIRARDIGPRFESRLVRLSGEVSASSKPDLMLVDGSTSIPARVHISSPSTVSWLSPQKGDQLQVTGILSSVNGRYRLVPRFNSDISITRSADLPESKPINYLRTNIAFARTLSTDIPVEVTGIVTTPPNLLGKGTMYVQDTSAGILVTGNLTRLHPGQQVTIRGRTSIYYSQHRIEADKIEPSQTYTQVMPRDISPVDVGPSTEGLLVRLSGAVSGSSWPSIYLNGGATRIYFADGTRIKNPKAEAGDYLTVVGIVSRWNDNYRVMPRFASDIILSKTIQNTQWLDTTLGALRSLPMGTRVRFTAQVTAPPGSLGEERMYVGSGGLGIALHLTNDKYPKLIEGDVVQVQGVLDTYHKERIVRLESGSDITRLSVGAPVQPVRVSTSKIGRDLEGALVTIAAPITARSWPSLYMNDGSGEVVVKIDEGTGIPRFEGGKHDFAQITGIVSRWDDTWRLLPRKASDIQIVTIPKGMPATGQGGSRS from the coding sequence ATGAACATCAAGCCCCGTCTGTTTTTGCGTCTTTGTCTAATCCTGGTTTTGTTGGCATCGGTAGCAATCTGTATGCAGAGTCCCCCAGTCAAGGCAGACCAGCCCGAAGCCCGATTGATAATAAATGAGGTGATGAGCAACCCCATAACTGACTGGAATCATGATGGCGTCGTCAACAGAGGAGACCAATGGGTGGAACTCTACAGAGATGGTGGCAGTTATGTAGACCTTGACGGATGGATCATCGATGATGGCCCTGGCGGGTCATTACCCTACCGCTTCGACTCCTTCAGCACAGAGTGGAGATATATAGTCGTATTCTCGAGTCAGACTCTTATAGATTTCGGCCAAGCTGGAGATGTTGTTCGGATCTATAAGCCCGACGGCTCACTGTCCGACGAATTAGAAGTGCCCGAAATGCAGGACGATAGCTCGGCATCCCGTTATCCTGATGGCTCAGATAGCATACGAGTGGACCTTGTCCCTACGCCCCTCTATCCCAATGGCAGCAGAGGCGTAATAACACCCCCTACTCCCACCCCTGATCCCACCCCGACACCCGAGTCGATGACCATAGATAGCGCCAGAAGGTCCCCCGCAGGCAAGTTAGTGCAGATCAGGGGCACGGTAACAGCCCCTCCTAACTCTGTCGGCAACAAGAGGATGTATGTCCAGGATTATACAGGTGGAGTCCTGGTGCTTACAGCCTCGAGTATCACGGGCATAGCGACAGGGCAGGAAGTCATAGTTACTGGGACTATGGGTACTTACTATGGTGAAATAGCCCTGAGACCCGTAGATGGTGGTATAAAGCTTACTGGCCAGAGTTACGAAGTTTCACCCATGGACATAAGGGCCAGGGATATAGGCCCCAGGTTTGAAAGCAGGCTGGTAAGGCTCTCTGGCGAGGTCTCGGCCTCCAGCAAACCGGACTTAATGCTCGTCGATGGCAGTACGTCCATACCCGCCAGAGTACATATATCGAGCCCAAGCACAGTGTCCTGGCTGTCCCCTCAAAAAGGTGACCAACTACAGGTCACAGGTATATTGTCCTCCGTAAATGGGCGCTACAGGTTGGTCCCAAGGTTCAACTCCGACATCTCGATCACCAGGAGTGCGGATCTGCCAGAAAGCAAGCCCATCAACTACCTGCGAACCAACATCGCGTTCGCCAGGACGCTGTCCACAGATATTCCAGTAGAGGTAACCGGTATTGTCACAACACCCCCTAACTTGCTTGGCAAAGGCACTATGTATGTGCAAGATACCAGCGCAGGGATACTGGTCACTGGCAACCTTACCAGGCTGCATCCAGGTCAACAGGTTACGATCAGAGGAAGAACATCCATATACTACTCGCAGCATCGAATCGAGGCAGACAAGATAGAACCGTCTCAAACTTACACGCAAGTCATGCCTAGAGATATATCTCCAGTCGATGTAGGACCATCTACCGAAGGACTCCTGGTTAGACTGTCAGGCGCGGTATCAGGGTCTAGCTGGCCATCAATCTACCTGAATGGTGGGGCTACCAGGATATATTTCGCAGATGGTACCAGGATCAAAAATCCCAAGGCAGAGGCGGGCGACTACCTGACAGTCGTTGGTATAGTGAGCCGATGGAACGATAACTACAGAGTAATGCCGAGATTTGCATCCGACATCATACTCAGCAAAACCATCCAGAACACTCAGTGGCTGGACACCACGCTGGGCGCTCTGCGTTCCTTGCCAATGGGCACAAGAGTGAGGTTTACGGCCCAGGTCACAGCGCCTCCAGGATCGCTTGGAGAAGAGAGAATGTACGTTGGATCCGGTGGACTTGGCATAGCTCTACACCTCACAAACGACAAGTATCCTAAGCTTATCGAGGGAGATGTTGTGCAGGTCCAGGGCGTACTGGACACCTACCATAAAGAGAGGATAGTCAGGCTCGAGAGCGGCAGTGATATAACGCGCTTATCTGTAGGAGCTCCCGTACAGCCTGTCAGGGTCTCAACCAGCAAGATAGGGCGTGATCTCGAAGGAGCTTTGGTCACGATTGCTGCCCCTATCACCGCACGCTCATGGCCCAGCCTCTATATGAACGACGGCTCTGGAGAGGTGGTGGTCAAAATAGACGAAGGAACCGGCATACCCAGATTCGAAGGGGGCAAACATGACTTCGCACAGATCACCGGAATAGTATCCCGCTGGGATGATACCTGGAGATTGCTACCCAGGAAAGCCAGCGACATACAGATCGTCACTATCCCCAAGGGAATGCCCGCTACGGGGCAGGGGGGCAGTCGTAGCTAA
- a CDS encoding prephenate dehydrogenase translates to MSRIAIVGLDLVGTSLGLALKDWLAKQKTDSSTIPLQIAGFDYDPDRQKRAEKLGAIDKSFWGLPSAIEDAAVIIVTGPLEEASRTIAEIIPLINWSTVITTTNPRIADTLQIFNTYVHKEEQISFVAGHPMISLAREGSPSKELFRGMMYGVFPHSGAKAQDIDLIVGIVHAIGAKAYFADPTEYDSQFAATSLLPAMLVAILARTVRSDSGWQDISRFSQTDLEQIAKFLGPFPEELATDAQNHAKDLKRWLERYHEQLGALIDSLDRDNQDTQSEIRQLLEQANQVRQEWGEKPGREATETTGLQDFIKRMFVGRRNR, encoded by the coding sequence ATGTCACGCATAGCAATAGTAGGATTAGATCTAGTAGGCACATCCCTGGGCCTGGCACTAAAAGACTGGCTGGCCAAGCAGAAAACAGATAGCAGCACCATTCCCCTGCAGATCGCCGGCTTCGACTACGATCCTGACAGACAGAAGAGAGCCGAAAAGCTTGGCGCTATAGACAAAAGCTTCTGGGGGCTTCCCAGCGCCATCGAGGACGCAGCAGTCATAATAGTCACGGGCCCTCTGGAGGAGGCTTCAAGAACTATCGCGGAGATCATACCGCTCATCAATTGGAGCACGGTGATAACCACCACCAACCCACGCATAGCAGATACGCTCCAGATCTTCAACACCTACGTCCACAAAGAGGAGCAGATAAGCTTTGTTGCTGGCCATCCGATGATATCCCTGGCAAGGGAGGGTTCTCCAAGCAAAGAGCTATTCAGGGGGATGATGTATGGTGTATTCCCTCACTCCGGGGCCAAGGCGCAGGATATAGACCTCATAGTAGGTATCGTGCATGCTATAGGCGCTAAGGCTTATTTTGCAGACCCGACAGAGTACGACTCACAGTTTGCTGCCACTAGTCTTTTACCCGCCATGCTAGTGGCCATACTGGCAAGGACCGTCAGGAGCGACTCAGGATGGCAGGACATCAGCCGGTTCTCGCAGACTGATCTAGAGCAGATAGCAAAGTTCCTCGGACCGTTTCCCGAAGAGCTGGCCACAGATGCCCAGAATCATGCCAAGGACCTCAAGCGATGGCTGGAGCGCTATCATGAGCAGCTAGGTGCCCTGATAGACTCCCTGGACAGGGATAACCAGGACACACAGTCAGAAATAAGACAGCTGCTGGAGCAAGCCAACCAGGTACGGCAGGAATGGGGCGAGAAACCAGGCAGAGAAGCCACCGAGACCACCGGCCTGCAAGATTTTATAAAGAGGATGTTTGTGGGCAGACGCAACAGATAA